The window CTGGGCTGTCGTCGCTCCAACTAATCCTTCCAGAGAATTGGCGAGATTAAACGCGTCCCGATTGACCAGCGACGCAGCCATCTGAAGATCGGCCGTCGGAAGTTCAGCTCGAAGCTCGGCAAGCCGATCGTTGATCTCGGCTTTTCGTTCGTCGTTTGTGGATTCTGCGGAGCGTTCTTTGAGCAGAGTTTTCACCTCGTCAGCATGTTCCCCCTGAGCCAGTCGCTGATCGAGAATATCATTGAAGCCTCCCACAAGATTCGCCGCAGGCGCCGGAGCATTCTCAGTTGGACGATACAGTTCAACCAGCCCACTCTCAGGTTTCGCATGAAACTGACTCGCCGATGCGATCACAACACAACCCGTCGCCAGCATAAACGGAATGAGAAGGCCAGTGCTCAAATCGAAGATCGCCAGCCCCCGGAAATCGTGATCCCACCCGCGCTGAAGCATCGAATAAGGTAGCAGGAAGGTCATGTTGATTCCGACTGCGGTTGCAGCGGCGGTGATCATGACTTGTTGCTGATTGCTGACGATTCGATTCGTCCAGAACTCGCGGAACTCTCCCGTTGCAGCGAGCATCGACTCAAAACCTGCACTCGGTTGGGTAAGGATTTTGACATTCGGAACAAATCCAGAAAGGATTGTTCCCCAGTCGAGTAGCCCTTCCAGCGTCATCTTGATGACCACTCCGAAGAAGCTGAGGACCACCACTCCGACCAGACACTTCAGGAGAATCTCAAACAGCCGAATCCCCCAACCGCCTGAGCCGTAAAACAAAACGACAATCGAAGCGCTGACAAACAAAAACGTCGCACAATAGAGATTGTTGGACAACTTCTCACGATTCGTGATCACTTCAATTTCTTTGGCATCGGTCGTTCCACCTTCGGCAATCTTCGCGTCAATCGCATCCTTCCCCAGAACTTGAGGCATCAGATTCTGCTGGATGGCTGCCGTTCCTAGCGTGTATTGCGGCATACACCAGACGAAGTTGGCCATCACCGTCGCGAGAATCCATCCCCATCCCAAGACAGGACTAACGTGTCGATTGATGGATCGAAAAGGCTTTTCCTTCGTGGACAACGCCACGTATCCAATCGCACTCAGCATGATGATACCGAGCGCCATCGCGAGCGGTTGAAGCCACATCAAGCTGTATCCGGCCAGCACACCGAGATACAAACTTCCTCCGAGAGAGCCGCCCCCCAGCGTGATCGCACTCTGCAACCAACCAGGTCCGGAAAGCTTCGTGAAAGCCCAAAACAGTGGGCCAGTCCCTCTGGATCGAGCCTCATTAATCATGGCCCGATCTTTTTCGACCTGGGGGATACTACTATCAGAGCCATCAGCTGGAGCGGGATTCGTCATGAATCGTGTCTCGTCTTGAAAGACAGGAAGGAGGGTAGATCAATTGATCAAAATGCACCGATCTACAAGGCGGATGGTCAACGTATCGGGCATTTCGACTGGACGCAAGCAATTGCGAAATCGGACTCGCTGAAAAAGATGAAACTGCACACGGATTAACGACGGACAATTGCCGCTTTGCTGATGAGAATCCCTAGCTGGGGCCGTCGATGTGCATCATCTCACGCGTGGCATGACAGGCCGGACTGTTCAACTCGAAATTT of the Thalassoglobus sp. JC818 genome contains:
- a CDS encoding divalent metal cation transporter, with amino-acid sequence MTNPAPADGSDSSIPQVEKDRAMINEARSRGTGPLFWAFTKLSGPGWLQSAITLGGGSLGGSLYLGVLAGYSLMWLQPLAMALGIIMLSAIGYVALSTKEKPFRSINRHVSPVLGWGWILATVMANFVWCMPQYTLGTAAIQQNLMPQVLGKDAIDAKIAEGGTTDAKEIEVITNREKLSNNLYCATFLFVSASIVVLFYGSGGWGIRLFEILLKCLVGVVVLSFFGVVIKMTLEGLLDWGTILSGFVPNVKILTQPSAGFESMLAATGEFREFWTNRIVSNQQQVMITAAATAVGINMTFLLPYSMLQRGWDHDFRGLAIFDLSTGLLIPFMLATGCVVIASASQFHAKPESGLVELYRPTENAPAPAANLVGGFNDILDQRLAQGEHADEVKTLLKERSAESTNDERKAEINDRLAELRAELPTADLQMAASLVNRDAFNLANSLEGLVGATTAQKVFGIGVLGMAISTIIILMLINGFAICEIFGVEPKGWTFRFGALAAGLVGSLGPFFWSKAAVWLVVPTSMFGMVLLPIAYWTFFFMMNSRSLLGEDIPKGFARIRWNVLMLIAAGLATFGSLYSIYSSKYPTIGFIALGGFVAAAVMGTLMKKASPAE